In one Gammaproteobacteria bacterium genomic region, the following are encoded:
- a CDS encoding glutamate-5-semialdehyde dehydrogenase, giving the protein MTMNAVASKTAQDQVDYMLAVGARARAASRLLAYADTHIKNQALLATAQLLREHEALILAANEKDLSAAQAKNLDAASLDRLALNPARIAAMAEGLQQVANLADPIGEITNLSYRPSGIQVGKMRVPLGVIGIIYESRPNVTIEAAALCLKSGNATILRGGSEALYSNLALADCFHAGLQAAGLTTDAVQVLKSADRVLVGQLLKMKEYVDVIIPRGGKSLIERVTAEAEIPVIKHLDGVCHVYIDDKADLEKALKIAVNAKTHRYGVCNAMENLLIAAPLADKLLPILAKDYLAKGVELRGCATTRTILPNINAATEDDWYTEYLAPILAIKIVADIDAAIMFINHYGSHHTDAIVTEDYARARRFLREVDSSSVMVNASTRFADGFEYGLGGEIGISTDKLHARGPVGLEGLTTQKYIVLGEGHIRQ; this is encoded by the coding sequence ATGACGATGAATGCAGTAGCCAGCAAAACCGCCCAAGACCAAGTTGACTATATGTTAGCGGTAGGCGCGCGGGCGCGAGCCGCATCTCGGCTGTTGGCCTATGCGGACACGCACATTAAAAACCAAGCGTTATTGGCAACTGCGCAATTATTGCGTGAGCATGAAGCTTTAATTTTGGCGGCGAATGAAAAAGACCTCAGTGCGGCACAAGCCAAAAATTTAGATGCGGCGTCTTTAGATCGCTTAGCGTTAAATCCGGCGCGTATTGCTGCGATGGCGGAAGGTTTACAACAAGTAGCAAATTTAGCGGATCCGATTGGTGAAATAACGAATTTGAGTTATCGGCCTTCCGGTATTCAAGTCGGCAAAATGCGTGTGCCTTTAGGCGTGATCGGTATTATTTATGAATCCCGTCCCAACGTTACGATTGAAGCCGCCGCTTTATGTTTGAAATCCGGCAACGCCACTATTTTGCGCGGTGGTTCAGAAGCTTTGTATTCGAATTTAGCGTTAGCGGATTGTTTTCACGCGGGTTTGCAAGCGGCAGGTTTAACGACGGATGCGGTGCAAGTTTTAAAAAGCGCGGATCGTGTTTTGGTCGGTCAATTATTAAAAATGAAAGAATATGTCGACGTTATTATTCCGCGCGGTGGTAAATCGTTAATTGAGCGCGTGACCGCAGAAGCAGAAATTCCGGTGATTAAACATTTGGATGGCGTTTGTCATGTTTATATTGATGATAAAGCAGATTTAGAAAAAGCCCTGAAGATCGCCGTGAATGCCAAAACGCATCGTTATGGTGTTTGTAATGCGATGGAGAACTTATTAATCGCGGCACCGCTGGCCGATAAATTATTACCCATCTTAGCAAAAGATTATTTGGCGAAAGGCGTAGAGCTGCGCGGCTGTGCAACAACGCGGACGATTTTGCCAAACATCAATGCCGCTACAGAAGATGATTGGTATACAGAATATCTAGCGCCGATTTTAGCAATCAAGATAGTTGCAGATATAGATGCAGCGATTATGTTTATTAATCATTATGGATCACATCATACCGACGCAATTGTCACGGAAGATTATGCGCGCGCGCGACGTTTCTTACGTGAAGTTGATTCAAGTTCAGTGATGGTTAATGCTTCGACACGTTTTGCAGATGGTTTTGAATATGGCTTGGGCGGGGAAATTGGTATTAGTACCGACAAACTCCATGCGCGTGGACCGGTAGGTTTAGAAGGTTTAACGACGCAGAAATATATTGTGTTAGGCGAGGGGCATATCCGCCAATAA
- the rsfS gene encoding ribosome silencing factor: MKTDELKALAVAALEDVKGNEITVLDVKKLTSVMDWMIVVSGTSSRHVKALADSVAEKSKAAGVRPLGVEGEREAEWILVDLGDVVIHVMQPTVRAFYNLEKLWDPQLETTEEVLKARMVKPARLQKR, from the coding sequence ATGAAAACTGATGAATTAAAAGCGCTCGCAGTAGCGGCATTGGAAGATGTGAAAGGTAATGAAATTACTGTGTTAGATGTAAAAAAATTAACCAGTGTGATGGATTGGATGATTGTGGTGAGCGGTACTTCTTCGCGCCATGTAAAAGCGTTGGCGGACAGCGTGGCAGAAAAAAGTAAAGCTGCGGGTGTGCGTCCTTTAGGTGTTGAAGGTGAACGCGAAGCAGAATGGATCTTGGTAGATTTGGGCGATGTAGTGATACACGTGATGCAACCCACGGTTCGCGCTTTTTATAATTTAGAAAAATTATGGGATCCGCAATTAGAAACAACCGAAGAAGTTTTAAAAGCACGTATGGTTAAACCGGCACGCTTACAAAAACGTTAA
- the maf gene encoding septum formation inhibitor Maf — MKYPFIYLASQSPRRRELLSQIAVSFTVINAAIDEAQYKDELPKDYVTRLAQQKAQAGAAQCADGNPVLGADTIVVLDQQILGKPRDAAHARDMLLQLSGNTHQVMTAVSVAHGQQQKTLVSISDVRFRVMTDNEIKDYCATEEPLDKAGAYAIQGQAAVFIEHLSGSYSGVMGLPLFETAQLFRSYGFSFV, encoded by the coding sequence ATGAAATATCCTTTTATTTATTTAGCCTCACAATCACCTCGTCGTCGTGAATTATTAAGTCAGATAGCGGTCTCATTTACCGTCATCAATGCCGCGATTGATGAAGCTCAATATAAAGATGAATTACCTAAGGATTATGTAACACGCTTGGCGCAGCAAAAAGCCCAAGCAGGTGCTGCGCAATGCGCAGATGGAAACCCCGTCTTAGGCGCGGATACGATTGTGGTTTTAGATCAACAGATTTTAGGTAAGCCCCGTGATGCAGCGCATGCCCGTGACATGTTATTGCAATTATCGGGTAACACGCATCAAGTGATGACAGCTGTTAGCGTGGCGCATGGTCAGCAACAAAAAACCTTAGTCTCCATTAGCGACGTGCGTTTTCGCGTGATGACAGATAATGAAATTAAAGATTATTGTGCGACTGAAGAACCCTTAGATAAAGCGGGTGCTTATGCGATTCAAGGACAAGCAGCGGTTTTTATTGAACATCTAAGCGGCAGTTATTCCGGTGTTATGGGTTTACCTTTATTTGAAACCGCGCAATTATTCCGATCTTATGGGTTTTCGTTTGTTTGA
- the rng gene encoding ribonuclease G, which yields MPHEILVNITPQETRVAILENGVLQELFVERANRRGLVGNIYKSKVIRVMPGMDAAFVDIGLDKAAFLHVSDIEMPTMGDVVPDQQAKRLPITQILREGQELLVQVVKDPLGSKGPRVTTQLTIPSRYLVLLPSATAIGVSTKIENDEQRQTLRAIMENARPPNSTGGYIVRTVAENASTEELQRDALFLQKIGLAIHERSKIVKPPGLVHEDLPLALRTLRDIVDGSVDSIIVDSKESFVAMREFSAQYMPDMQARISHYSADRPLFDMHSVEDEIQKAMERKVVLKSGGYLIIDQTEAMTTVDVNTGGFVGSRNLEETIYKTNLEAAQAIARQLRLRNLGGIIIIDFIDMLDEEHKRQVLRALGKALEKDHARTHVSEVSELGLVEMTRKRTRESLEHVLCEPCPACEGRGFVKTTETACYEIFREILRVVRQYDPHNLTVLASQAVVDLLLDEQSHGLAELEAFVEVPIRLQVEHLYNQAQYDVVMM from the coding sequence ATGCCGCATGAAATTCTAGTAAATATTACACCACAAGAAACACGCGTAGCGATTTTAGAAAATGGTGTGTTACAAGAATTATTTGTCGAGCGTGCTAATCGGCGCGGTTTGGTCGGCAATATTTATAAGAGCAAAGTCATTCGTGTGATGCCGGGTATGGATGCTGCATTTGTTGATATTGGTTTAGATAAAGCCGCGTTTTTACATGTGTCTGACATTGAGATGCCGACCATGGGCGATGTTGTTCCTGATCAACAAGCTAAGCGTTTGCCGATCACGCAGATTTTGCGTGAAGGCCAAGAGCTGCTGGTGCAAGTGGTGAAAGATCCTTTGGGCAGTAAAGGCCCGCGTGTTACTACTCAATTAACGATTCCTTCGCGTTATTTAGTGTTGTTGCCCAGTGCTACTGCGATTGGTGTGTCAACTAAAATAGAAAATGATGAACAGCGTCAAACGTTACGCGCCATCATGGAAAATGCGCGTCCACCGAATAGCACGGGTGGTTATATCGTACGCACGGTTGCCGAAAACGCCAGCACAGAAGAATTGCAACGCGACGCATTGTTTTTACAAAAAATCGGCTTAGCTATTCACGAGCGTAGCAAAATCGTAAAACCGCCAGGTTTAGTGCATGAAGATTTACCGTTGGCGTTACGCACTTTACGTGACATTGTCGATGGTAGTGTCGACAGCATCATAGTCGACTCCAAAGAATCATTTGTCGCTATGCGCGAATTTTCTGCGCAATATATGCCCGATATGCAAGCACGCATCAGTCATTATTCAGCGGATCGCCCTTTGTTTGATATGCACAGCGTAGAAGATGAAATTCAAAAAGCCATGGAACGCAAAGTAGTTTTAAAATCGGGCGGATATTTAATTATTGATCAAACCGAAGCAATGACCACGGTTGATGTCAACACGGGTGGATTTGTAGGTAGTCGAAATTTAGAAGAAACCATTTACAAAACTAATTTAGAGGCTGCGCAAGCCATCGCGCGACAATTAAGACTACGCAATCTCGGCGGCATTATTATTATAGATTTTATCGATATGTTAGATGAAGAGCATAAGCGTCAAGTACTGCGTGCGCTGGGTAAAGCATTAGAAAAAGATCATGCTCGTACTCACGTGTCCGAAGTTTCAGAGTTAGGCTTAGTAGAAATGACGCGTAAACGTACGCGCGAAAGTTTGGAGCATGTGTTATGTGAGCCGTGCCCTGCTTGTGAAGGACGTGGTTTTGTTAAAACCACTGAAACTGCATGTTATGAAATTTTTCGGGAAATTCTGCGCGTAGTGCGGCAATACGATCCGCATAATTTAACGGTCTTGGCATCGCAAGCGGTGGTGGATTTGTTATTAGACGAACAGTCACATGGTTTGGCTGAGCTGGAAGCATTTGTGGAGGTGCCCATTCGTTTGCAAGTGGAGCATCTTTATAACCAAGCGCAATATGATGTGGTCATGATGTAA
- the nadD gene encoding nicotinate-nucleotide adenylyltransferase — MTLSNTLFANQFIGILGGTFDPVHYGHLRSAQAVIQTLNLHRLLLMPCGEPAHRAPPIANAAQRLHMLQLACLEFPQMQIDERELTRVGASYTFDSLQELTHDYPGAQLCLVMGQDAFAHFPTWHRAVDILQLTYIIVMARPNYRLDPQSLADEWYQQHGLSIQQFKELRTRKAGAIIFLETPEYAISSTAIRAYLNAGESLPDHWLPPTVGQWLATNNIYQSF; from the coding sequence TTGACGCTGAGCAACACTTTATTCGCTAATCAATTCATCGGCATTCTCGGCGGTACTTTTGATCCTGTGCATTACGGTCATTTGCGCTCCGCGCAAGCGGTAATTCAAACTTTAAATTTACATAGGTTGTTATTAATGCCTTGTGGCGAGCCTGCGCATCGTGCGCCGCCAATTGCAAATGCTGCGCAACGTTTGCACATGTTGCAACTCGCTTGTCTTGAATTTCCGCAGATGCAGATTGATGAGCGCGAATTAACACGAGTAGGTGCTAGTTATACGTTTGATAGCTTGCAAGAATTAACGCATGACTATCCTGGCGCGCAATTGTGTTTGGTAATGGGACAAGATGCATTTGCACATTTTCCAACATGGCATCGTGCTGTTGATATTTTACAACTCACGTATATCATCGTCATGGCGCGACCGAACTATCGTTTAGATCCGCAAAGCTTAGCAGACGAGTGGTATCAGCAACACGGTTTATCGATACAACAGTTTAAGGAATTACGTACGCGCAAAGCTGGTGCTATTATTTTTTTGGAAACGCCGGAATATGCAATTTCATCTACCGCAATCAGAGCTTATTTAAACGCCGGCGAATCATTACCGGATCATTGGCTGCCGCCGACGGTGGGTCAATGGTTGGCTACTAATAATATTTATCAATCATTTTAA
- the rlmH gene encoding 23S rRNA (pseudouridine(1915)-N(3))-methyltransferase RlmH has translation MKIHLLAVGTKMPAWVNSGFDEYARRFPPECRLQLNEIPASKRSKSQDLQRIVQQEGEVMLARIPERAFVVALEVHGKPWSTEQLAQQLAQWLMQGRDVALLVGGPEGLAESCRQRAEQTWSLSPLTLPHPLVRVVLAETLYRAWTLHSGHPYHREG, from the coding sequence ATGAAAATTCATCTGTTGGCCGTCGGCACTAAAATGCCCGCCTGGGTGAACAGTGGTTTTGATGAATACGCACGACGTTTTCCACCTGAATGTCGTTTACAACTTAACGAAATCCCTGCGTCCAAACGCAGCAAATCACAAGATCTACAACGCATCGTGCAACAAGAAGGTGAGGTCATGTTGGCGCGAATTCCCGAACGCGCTTTTGTCGTTGCATTAGAAGTCCACGGTAAACCGTGGTCGACGGAACAATTGGCGCAACAATTAGCGCAGTGGTTAATGCAAGGTCGCGATGTTGCTTTATTAGTCGGCGGTCCAGAAGGTTTAGCCGAAAGTTGTCGACAACGTGCTGAACAAACCTGGTCTTTATCGCCATTAACGTTACCGCATCCCTTAGTGCGGGTGGTATTAGCTGAAACCTTATATCGAGCATGGACCTTGCATAGTGGCCATCCTTATCATCGTGAAGGTTGA